Proteins found in one Methanospirillum hungatei JF-1 genomic segment:
- a CDS encoding A24 family peptidase C-terminal domain-containing protein has protein sequence MDAFSLPAIMLPLLINASILLITLLYGCREDIRERAVPVVMWYPAAAVGTLMLIWFWYSVITSGDLPYMMPLIPLILFFVIAFYLFTRFHLMGMADTKALILITVLVPCFPFVPLTGYPLFGFPPYVFFPFTVLFNAVVLNLLLPVAFFISNLIKGNKAPLPYLFLGYPVKGETIADEFGIVMEHFEETDGTLQRSFIPVRAAIKDMLAGGKRVYTKSLKENPTQYRKELDLYKKAGTVWISYGVPFLIPITAGFLTAMIFGDFLMALLTLIAS, from the coding sequence ATGGATGCTTTCTCACTCCCCGCGATAATGCTCCCCCTTCTCATCAACGCTAGTATCCTGCTAATCACCCTCCTCTATGGATGCCGGGAGGATATCAGAGAGCGGGCAGTTCCGGTGGTGATGTGGTACCCGGCGGCTGCTGTTGGTACATTGATGCTGATATGGTTCTGGTACTCGGTCATTACATCAGGTGATCTCCCCTATATGATGCCGCTTATTCCCCTGATCCTCTTCTTTGTCATCGCATTCTATCTCTTTACGAGATTTCATCTCATGGGGATGGCAGATACCAAGGCACTCATCCTGATCACGGTCCTGGTCCCCTGTTTCCCGTTCGTTCCCCTCACCGGCTATCCGCTCTTTGGTTTTCCCCCCTATGTCTTCTTTCCCTTCACTGTACTCTTTAATGCCGTCGTCCTGAACCTGCTTTTGCCGGTGGCCTTCTTCATTTCAAACCTCATAAAAGGGAACAAAGCCCCCCTTCCCTACCTCTTCCTGGGTTACCCGGTCAAAGGTGAGACCATAGCAGATGAGTTCGGCATCGTCATGGAACACTTTGAAGAGACGGACGGAACTCTTCAGCGGTCATTCATTCCGGTCAGAGCAGCAATCAAAGACATGTTGGCCGGAGGAAAGCGGGTGTATACAAAATCCCTTAAAGAAAACCCAACTCAATACCGGAAAGAACTCGATCTCTATAAGAAAGCCGGGACCGTGTGGATCAGTTATGGAGTTCCGTTCCTCATTCCCATCACTGCAGGGTTTCTCACCGCGATGATCTTTGGTGACTTTTTAATGGCTCTCCTCACCCTGATCGCGTCGTAG
- a CDS encoding PINc/VapC family ATPase has translation MKIVPDTSVVIDGRITNLIDTGEYNGAHIIIPEAVVAELEAQANQGREIGFSGLTELQELCKLAEQGIISIEFVGVRPTLEQVKLASGGEIDALIRKVAIDYGARFITSDVVQSEVAKAKGIDVLYLKPQVEDFTPLAIDQFFDEHTIAVYLKERAKPVARKGTIQKTETMTLRDQLCTEYELRMIAQEILERAKRDPDGFIEIEKRGVTVVQIGSMRISITRRPFSDGMEITAVRPIVDLSLDDYSEADLIKQMLRGEKPGILITGPPGCGKTTLAQAIATYLCDEGVIIKTMEQPREMLVPDQITQYTALDGSMANTADVLLLVRPDFVIFDELRRNEDFEVFADMRLAGIGMIGIIHAVSPHEALQRFADRLDFSVLAQIFGSMIYVRDGQIHQICSTAFSMKVPEGIDSDMQIRPVTTVSDVKTNLPIFEIFRYGTETIVLPVEEGEEPENSEKYVPPEETVMHAEQREEPVEEKPSDDEEPDEEEEDTNAWSITERDIQREIGRYTGGEVTVEMLSATKAVVYIDDRDVPAAIGKGGKNIAAIVNKVGVGIDIRPSSELAKKVKALSPGSPDREELTLGDGLQVRIDKKQLSIISPDNTGKIVDVFAGREYLFTATVNDSGEIHLAKNSTIAQEMLRRYNEGEPIRLKTV, from the coding sequence TTGAAAATAGTTCCTGATACCAGCGTCGTCATAGACGGACGCATCACCAATCTAATTGATACCGGAGAATATAACGGAGCCCATATAATAATACCGGAAGCAGTCGTTGCTGAACTTGAGGCCCAGGCAAACCAGGGAAGAGAAATAGGTTTCTCGGGCCTGACAGAACTTCAGGAGCTCTGCAAACTTGCCGAACAGGGGATAATATCGATAGAATTTGTTGGTGTCCGCCCCACCCTTGAGCAGGTAAAACTTGCCAGCGGCGGTGAAATTGATGCACTTATCCGGAAAGTTGCCATCGATTACGGAGCCAGGTTTATCACGAGTGATGTAGTCCAGTCTGAGGTCGCAAAGGCAAAAGGCATTGATGTACTGTATCTCAAGCCACAGGTGGAAGACTTTACTCCGCTTGCCATAGACCAGTTTTTTGATGAACATACCATCGCCGTTTACCTGAAAGAACGGGCAAAGCCGGTTGCACGAAAAGGAACCATCCAGAAGACCGAGACGATGACCCTGCGTGACCAGCTCTGCACGGAGTACGAACTGCGAATGATCGCCCAGGAGATCCTTGAACGGGCAAAACGTGACCCGGACGGATTTATCGAGATTGAAAAGCGGGGAGTTACGGTTGTCCAGATAGGATCCATGCGGATATCAATTACCAGACGTCCCTTCTCTGACGGGATGGAGATTACCGCAGTCAGGCCGATCGTTGACCTCTCACTGGATGATTATTCCGAAGCAGATCTCATAAAGCAGATGCTTCGGGGAGAAAAGCCGGGGATTCTTATCACCGGACCACCAGGATGTGGAAAGACCACCCTTGCCCAGGCTATTGCAACCTACCTCTGTGATGAAGGGGTTATCATCAAAACCATGGAACAGCCACGGGAGATGCTTGTTCCAGACCAGATCACCCAGTATACTGCCCTTGACGGGAGTATGGCCAATACCGCGGACGTACTCCTCCTGGTCAGGCCTGATTTTGTCATCTTTGATGAACTTCGCAGAAACGAGGACTTTGAAGTATTTGCCGACATGCGACTTGCCGGCATCGGAATGATCGGAATCATCCATGCCGTGTCACCCCATGAGGCACTCCAGCGATTTGCGGACCGGCTTGACTTCTCTGTCCTTGCACAGATCTTTGGCAGCATGATCTATGTCAGGGATGGGCAGATACACCAGATCTGCTCAACCGCCTTCTCTATGAAGGTCCCGGAGGGCATTGACTCTGATATGCAGATAAGACCCGTCACGACGGTTTCAGATGTAAAGACGAACCTTCCAATCTTTGAGATATTCAGATATGGCACGGAGACAATTGTTCTTCCGGTTGAGGAGGGAGAAGAACCAGAAAACTCCGAGAAGTATGTACCCCCTGAAGAGACCGTCATGCATGCAGAGCAGCGGGAGGAACCAGTAGAGGAGAAGCCATCTGATGACGAAGAGCCGGACGAGGAAGAGGAGGATACCAATGCCTGGTCCATCACCGAACGGGACATCCAGCGGGAGATAGGCCGATACACCGGTGGCGAGGTCACTGTTGAGATGCTCTCTGCTACAAAGGCAGTTGTCTATATCGATGACCGGGATGTTCCGGCAGCTATAGGAAAAGGCGGAAAGAACATCGCTGCAATCGTCAACAAGGTCGGCGTCGGCATTGACATCAGACCATCATCAGAACTTGCAAAGAAAGTAAAGGCCCTCTCACCAGGATCACCAGACCGGGAGGAACTGACCCTTGGTGACGGGCTGCAGGTCAGAATAGACAAAAAACAACTTTCCATCATCTCTCCGGATAACACCGGGAAGATTGTGGATGTCTTTGCCGGACGGGAGTATCTCTTTACCGCCACGGTGAATGACTCTGGTGAGATCCACCTGGCGAAAAACAGCACCATCGCCCAGGAGATGCTGCGCAGATATAATGAGGGCGAACCCATCAGGCTCAAAACAGTGTGA
- the leuS gene encoding leucine--tRNA ligase: MTEETQALEAAIRKQWDGVFIATPSEKKKFYLTVAYPYPSGAMHVGHGRTYIVPDVVARFWRMRGREVLYPMAFHVTGAPVIGISKRIARRDESAIKLYRDLYRVPEDVLETFTDPLNIVNHFSNEYERVMTQAGLSIDWSRRFTTVEPTYSKFIEWQWYHLREAGHVNKGAHPVRYCPQCENPVGDHDLLEGDKAEIQKFTLIMFQYGDAFIPCATLRPETIYGVTNLWVNPTVEYVRARVDGKEWILSRQAMEKIALQDHEVAEIGTIPGSDLVEKKVSHPFCGEVPILPAVFVDPDMATGLVMSVPAHAPYDYIALRDLQRKGQYTDIKPVGLITVEGYGEFPAVEAVEKADIINQDDPNLVELTQSVYTAEHATGKMYEQYGGKPVKIAREEIAGVLIEKHHSGIMYEFDIRPVVCRCGSRVFVKVLHNQWFLEYSDEAWKQQVKDHLENMELVPQEVRAEFFRTVDWLKDWACSRRIGLGTKMPWDPEWLIEPLSDSTIYMAYYTIASRIKHIDPALLTPAVFDYIFLGKESEGLPERERLDGMRKEFLYWYPYDFRFSAKDLISNHLTFQLFHHCTIFPKECLPHGMVVFGMGLLNGAKMSSSKGNVYLLEDAINDFGADTVRMFLIGSGEPWQDFDWRNELVSSTKKQIERFAQTIRDGLAADGPETDIDRWLVSRMQNHISLVTTAMENFQTRQALQEAFFGFESDLKWYKRRLGQNPAGKSAMKSLCSTWVRLLAPIIPFTCEDLWKEIGEGLVSFAPWPESDASLVDDAAEIAEELLVRTVEDIESILRILKTPPRKVTICVAPSWKWEIMTLIAGAPDKKNVIRDVMQNEEIKSRGKEAADAVKQCTNLFHKLPSDLVDRIIANKPDELAVFKAASAFLAEDTKLEIEVIPADACQHMKAGSALPFKPAIIIE; encoded by the coding sequence ATGACGGAAGAGACACAGGCTTTGGAAGCTGCTATTCGGAAACAATGGGACGGGGTGTTTATTGCCACCCCCTCTGAAAAAAAGAAATTCTATCTGACCGTTGCCTACCCGTACCCGAGTGGGGCCATGCATGTCGGTCATGGCCGGACCTACATCGTTCCTGATGTTGTCGCCCGGTTCTGGCGGATGCGTGGACGGGAGGTCCTCTATCCGATGGCATTTCATGTCACCGGTGCACCAGTTATCGGCATCTCAAAACGTATTGCCAGGCGTGATGAGAGTGCCATAAAACTGTACCGGGATCTGTACCGGGTTCCGGAGGATGTCCTTGAAACGTTTACCGACCCGTTAAACATTGTCAACCATTTTTCAAATGAGTATGAACGGGTCATGACCCAGGCAGGTCTTTCGATCGACTGGTCACGACGGTTTACCACGGTTGAACCCACCTACAGTAAGTTTATCGAATGGCAATGGTACCATCTCCGGGAAGCAGGCCATGTAAACAAGGGTGCCCATCCGGTCAGGTACTGTCCGCAGTGTGAAAATCCCGTCGGAGACCATGACCTTCTTGAGGGAGACAAGGCTGAGATCCAGAAGTTTACCCTCATCATGTTCCAGTACGGGGATGCATTCATCCCCTGTGCAACCCTCAGGCCAGAGACAATCTATGGAGTTACCAATCTCTGGGTCAATCCCACGGTCGAGTATGTCAGAGCACGGGTTGACGGAAAGGAGTGGATCCTCTCAAGACAGGCGATGGAGAAGATTGCCCTGCAGGATCATGAGGTCGCCGAGATAGGCACCATTCCAGGATCTGATCTGGTAGAAAAAAAAGTCAGTCACCCCTTCTGTGGGGAGGTTCCCATCCTTCCCGCAGTCTTTGTTGATCCTGATATGGCAACCGGGCTTGTGATGAGTGTTCCGGCTCATGCACCCTATGATTATATCGCTCTTCGGGACCTGCAGCGGAAAGGTCAGTATACTGATATCAAACCGGTCGGGCTCATCACAGTTGAGGGGTATGGAGAATTTCCCGCGGTAGAAGCAGTCGAAAAGGCTGATATCATCAACCAGGATGATCCAAACCTTGTCGAACTGACCCAGTCTGTCTATACTGCCGAGCATGCAACCGGAAAGATGTACGAACAGTATGGTGGAAAACCGGTCAAAATAGCCAGAGAGGAGATTGCAGGGGTTCTGATCGAGAAGCATCACTCAGGCATTATGTACGAGTTTGACATACGGCCGGTTGTCTGCCGGTGCGGATCACGGGTCTTTGTCAAAGTACTCCATAATCAATGGTTCCTTGAATACAGTGATGAAGCCTGGAAACAGCAGGTCAAAGACCATCTTGAAAACATGGAGCTCGTCCCCCAGGAGGTCAGGGCAGAGTTTTTCCGGACCGTTGACTGGCTCAAGGACTGGGCCTGTTCCCGGCGTATTGGTCTTGGGACAAAGATGCCATGGGATCCCGAGTGGCTTATCGAACCGCTCTCTGACTCGACCATCTACATGGCCTATTATACCATAGCCTCCAGGATTAAGCACATTGATCCTGCTCTCCTGACACCGGCGGTCTTTGACTACATCTTCCTTGGAAAAGAGTCTGAAGGACTTCCGGAGCGGGAACGCCTCGATGGTATGAGAAAGGAGTTCCTGTACTGGTACCCGTATGACTTCAGATTCTCTGCAAAAGATCTCATCTCAAACCACCTGACCTTCCAGCTCTTCCACCACTGCACGATATTCCCGAAAGAATGTCTCCCCCATGGTATGGTTGTCTTTGGAATGGGCCTCTTAAACGGGGCGAAGATGTCCTCGTCCAAGGGGAATGTATACCTGCTTGAGGATGCAATCAATGACTTTGGTGCCGATACCGTCAGGATGTTCCTGATAGGTTCAGGTGAACCATGGCAGGACTTTGACTGGAGAAATGAACTGGTCTCATCCACGAAGAAACAGATTGAACGGTTCGCACAGACCATCAGGGACGGACTTGCAGCAGATGGCCCGGAGACGGATATTGACAGGTGGCTTGTCTCCCGGATGCAGAACCATATCTCTTTGGTCACTACAGCGATGGAGAACTTCCAGACCAGGCAGGCACTTCAGGAGGCTTTCTTCGGATTTGAATCAGACCTGAAATGGTATAAACGCCGTCTTGGTCAGAATCCTGCAGGGAAGAGTGCAATGAAGTCGCTCTGTTCGACATGGGTCAGGCTCCTTGCTCCTATCATCCCGTTCACCTGCGAGGATCTCTGGAAGGAGATCGGGGAAGGCCTTGTCTCATTCGCACCCTGGCCTGAATCAGATGCTTCTCTTGTTGATGATGCCGCAGAGATTGCTGAGGAACTTTTAGTCAGAACGGTTGAGGACATCGAATCCATCCTTAGAATTCTGAAGACACCGCCCAGAAAAGTTACCATCTGTGTTGCTCCGTCCTGGAAATGGGAGATTATGACGCTTATAGCCGGAGCACCAGACAAGAAGAACGTCATCAGGGATGTTATGCAGAACGAGGAGATCAAGTCACGAGGTAAGGAAGCAGCAGATGCTGTCAAACAATGCACAAATCTCTTCCACAAACTTCCGTCCGACCTTGTGGACCGGATTATCGCAAATAAGCCTGATGAGTTGGCAGTCTTTAAGGCAGCATCGGCGTTCCTTGCTGAAGATACAAAACTCGAGATAGAAGTAATACCCGCCGATGCCTGTCAGCATATGAAGGCAGGATCAGCCCTTCCCTTCAAACCGGCAATAATAATTGAGTAG
- a CDS encoding DUF5611 family protein: MQEYPVKRTHIKVLPENITAKITEHFGAAPVEKDGWFTISYGALESMQVKLGDAKKSIIIATVSKQGIEDEQVILDTNKRFRRYLDDVTGYSTKERVKKAKSVE; the protein is encoded by the coding sequence ATGCAGGAATATCCGGTTAAGCGAACTCACATCAAGGTTCTTCCCGAGAATATTACCGCGAAGATAACCGAACATTTTGGCGCCGCTCCTGTAGAGAAAGACGGGTGGTTCACGATCTCATATGGCGCCCTTGAATCCATGCAGGTAAAACTGGGAGATGCAAAAAAATCAATCATCATCGCAACAGTTTCAAAGCAGGGAATTGAAGATGAGCAGGTCATCCTTGATACGAACAAGCGGTTCCGCAGATATCTGGATGATGTGACCGGGTACTCCACCAAGGAACGGGTTAAAAAAGCAAAATCAGTAGAATAA
- a CDS encoding magnesium transporter CorA family protein → MISAYITTQDGLIPVDSWEDGCWIKVVNPTEKEISLLVEKFGVWIEFFTDPLDVDERARFEVDEGNILILIRSPRREPEEAAIPYITLPIGIILTANVIITVTLTEVDVLDEFLSGWVRNFDTRTRTRFALQICYRTALRFLRYLKDINRMSSQIEMNLHRSTTNDLLLDLFNLHKSLVFFTTSLRSNSLMVEKFSYSSILDMSDEEHDLYEEMVIENKQALEMANIYTSIIMGMTGTFASIINNNVNVVMKLLTSITILISLPTLIASIYGMNVTLPLQDDPFAFLFIMFCALAASAIGLFVLVRWKVL, encoded by the coding sequence ATGATTTCAGCATATATTACCACACAGGACGGTCTGATTCCGGTAGACTCGTGGGAGGATGGGTGCTGGATCAAGGTGGTCAACCCCACAGAAAAGGAAATATCCCTTCTTGTTGAGAAGTTTGGTGTCTGGATTGAGTTCTTCACCGACCCCCTTGATGTTGATGAACGGGCACGTTTCGAGGTGGACGAAGGAAATATTCTGATTCTTATCAGGTCGCCACGGCGTGAACCTGAAGAGGCAGCAATACCCTACATAACTCTCCCGATTGGTATCATCCTGACTGCGAATGTTATCATCACCGTCACCCTGACCGAGGTAGATGTTCTTGATGAGTTCCTCTCCGGATGGGTCAGAAATTTTGATACCAGGACAAGAACCAGGTTTGCGCTTCAGATCTGTTACCGGACAGCCCTTCGGTTCCTTCGGTACCTGAAAGATATCAACCGGATGTCAAGCCAGATTGAGATGAACCTGCACCGGTCAACAACCAATGACCTGCTCCTTGATCTCTTTAACCTGCACAAAAGCCTCGTTTTTTTCACAACATCGCTCCGGTCCAACTCACTGATGGTTGAGAAGTTCTCCTATTCAAGTATCCTTGATATGAGTGACGAGGAGCATGATCTCTATGAGGAGATGGTGATTGAGAATAAACAGGCTCTTGAGATGGCGAATATCTATACCTCGATCATCATGGGTATGACCGGGACCTTTGCATCGATTATCAATAATAATGTCAATGTCGTGATGAAACTCCTCACCAGTATTACAATACTGATTTCTTTGCCTACCCTTATTGCGAGCATTTATGGGATGAATGTAACACTTCCCCTGCAGGATGATCCCTTTGCGTTTTTATTTATCATGTTTTGTGCATTAGCGGCCAGTGCTATAGGATTATTTGTTCTGGTCAGATGGAAAGTTTTATGA
- a CDS encoding UPF0175 family protein: protein MAPDLIQTTIDLPKSFPWLVNIRPDEVGVYIQRAVAVELFREEKISLGKAAEIAGFETKMDMIDELISRNIGLDSSLEEAEEDLNTLKQILHNNIVV, encoded by the coding sequence ATGGCCCCCGATTTGATTCAAACCACCATTGATCTTCCAAAATCGTTTCCATGGCTCGTCAATATCAGACCAGATGAGGTCGGAGTATATATTCAAAGAGCAGTAGCGGTAGAACTATTTCGTGAGGAAAAAATTTCTTTGGGGAAAGCAGCAGAGATTGCTGGTTTTGAAACCAAAATGGATATGATAGATGAACTCATAAGTCGGAATATCGGCCTTGATTCTTCTCTGGAAGAAGCTGAAGAAGACCTGAATACTCTTAAACAAATTCTTCACAATAACATTGTTGTTTGA
- a CDS encoding helix-turn-helix transcriptional regulator: MYTRIKEFRVRQGITQADLARKAGVRRETIVFLEKGKYNPSLRLAHHIACILNTSIEELFFFDDETGPDE, translated from the coding sequence GTGTACACCCGGATAAAGGAATTCAGGGTGAGACAGGGGATAACCCAGGCTGATCTTGCCCGGAAAGCAGGCGTCAGACGGGAGACCATTGTTTTTCTTGAAAAAGGAAAATATAATCCATCCCTCCGGCTGGCCCATCATATCGCCTGCATTCTGAATACCAGCATCGAAGAACTATTCTTCTTTGATGATGAAACAGGACCGGATGAATAA
- a CDS encoding Yip1 family protein, which produces MEILTNPRAFFSTICKLEPSLKIPALIILVMALVGSITGYMMGELSGKLFSGMMEGLATIAAVSAAISTFFSSFIIWLVAAVILFGLQKVMQGTGTFKRVMEICGYGMVPLVFATIITLLLSGYYIPQADISPIRSTNPEEISQAAMSMMLDPALHEFSIISTIVTIIFLIWVANIWSIGVETCCGLPAKKALIVAGLPILIYAAYTLASLLLFTGGPV; this is translated from the coding sequence ATGGAAATCTTAACCAACCCCCGTGCTTTTTTCAGCACCATTTGTAAATTGGAACCATCTCTGAAGATTCCCGCCCTTATCATCCTTGTGATGGCACTAGTCGGATCGATTACCGGGTATATGATGGGAGAACTCTCAGGGAAACTGTTCTCTGGAATGATGGAAGGGCTTGCAACAATCGCTGCAGTCAGTGCTGCAATATCAACATTCTTTTCATCCTTTATCATCTGGCTGGTTGCAGCAGTGATCCTCTTTGGACTGCAGAAGGTCATGCAGGGTACCGGGACATTCAAGCGGGTCATGGAGATCTGTGGCTATGGAATGGTTCCTCTCGTCTTTGCAACCATCATCACACTTCTCCTGAGCGGATATTATATCCCTCAGGCAGATATCAGCCCCATCCGGTCAACCAATCCGGAAGAGATCAGCCAGGCAGCAATGTCCATGATGCTGGACCCGGCTCTTCATGAATTCAGCATCATCTCAACCATCGTCACCATCATCTTCCTCATCTGGGTAGCAAATATCTGGTCAATCGGCGTAGAGACCTGCTGTGGGCTTCCGGCAAAAAAAGCCCTCATCGTCGCAGGACTTCCGATACTCATCTATGCTGCCTACACCCTCGCAAGCCTCCTGCTCTTCACCGGGGGACCGGTATGA
- a CDS encoding COG1361 S-layer family protein, translated as MRAETIIILFFVSLLLVSISTAELLPENEAAAAQIQVINLSIDPAVLMPYDTATVTITLANTGTKSVAISSAQMLSKEFKVLSDSYGKVGAIGAGNTMSFTYTLQAGGAPGIFYPIFSVDFRDANFLRYPFRVLVQDNPLEVSVLNKPETFVSGKKEDLTIHVGNPRDNQVTGVTVIPQAGEHEITPTSYFSGVLAADSSVDIPFSVTPYGDSPIVFIVQYQNGINQHEVSYTLPVETGKKSRKQADTVLSNVQVDTKKDYYRVTGDVTNSGLETANAVVITSAEPAVPVFPFKVYAVGALKPDDFASFEVTFRADGNVTEVPLRTSFKDNDGNEFSSDTLVELGERTGPKPKQDKEGFSPVIIGGLVVIALGVIGAIWYSRRPRG; from the coding sequence ATGAGAGCAGAGACAATAATCATCCTGTTTTTTGTTAGTCTCCTTCTCGTATCCATCAGTACCGCAGAACTTCTCCCGGAGAATGAAGCAGCAGCAGCACAGATACAGGTGATCAACCTCTCCATTGACCCGGCTGTTCTCATGCCCTATGACACCGCAACGGTAACCATTACGCTTGCAAATACCGGGACGAAGAGTGTGGCCATATCCAGTGCACAGATGCTCTCCAAAGAGTTCAAAGTACTGTCTGACAGTTATGGGAAAGTAGGTGCCATTGGTGCCGGAAACACGATGAGTTTTACCTACACGCTCCAGGCCGGGGGGGCACCCGGTATATTTTACCCCATCTTCTCGGTGGATTTCAGGGATGCAAACTTTCTCCGGTATCCGTTCAGGGTTCTGGTCCAGGATAATCCCCTTGAGGTATCGGTTCTGAATAAGCCGGAGACCTTTGTATCAGGAAAGAAAGAAGATCTGACCATTCATGTCGGGAATCCCCGTGATAATCAGGTCACCGGTGTTACGGTGATACCACAGGCAGGGGAACATGAGATAACACCGACATCATACTTCTCCGGCGTCCTTGCTGCGGACAGTTCGGTAGATATCCCCTTCTCGGTAACGCCATACGGAGATTCACCGATTGTATTTATTGTCCAGTATCAGAATGGCATAAACCAGCATGAGGTCTCATACACGTTACCGGTCGAGACCGGAAAGAAGAGCAGAAAACAGGCAGATACCGTCCTTTCAAATGTGCAGGTTGATACCAAAAAGGATTATTACCGGGTGACTGGCGATGTTACAAACTCCGGGCTTGAAACAGCAAATGCAGTCGTGATAACCTCCGCAGAGCCAGCGGTCCCGGTATTTCCGTTCAAGGTCTATGCCGTTGGTGCACTCAAACCTGATGACTTTGCAAGTTTTGAAGTGACCTTCAGGGCAGATGGAAATGTCACCGAAGTACCGCTCCGGACATCCTTTAAGGATAATGACGGGAATGAGTTCTCTTCAGATACCCTGGTCGAACTCGGGGAAAGAACCGGTCCCAAACCAAAACAGGATAAAGAAGGATTTTCACCGGTTATCATCGGTGGTCTTGTGGTGATTGCACTGGGAGTGATTGGTGCTATCTGGTACAGCAGAAGACCACGGGGATAA
- a CDS encoding ABC transporter ATP-binding protein, which produces MDTQPVIVFTDVTKIYPLDAGDVVALDHLSLEIQRGEFIAIMGPSGSGKSTLLNMIGCLDIPTSGDVIIDGKNIRTMTDDQLTELRRDVLGFIFQQFNLILLLNALENVQYPLILKTGETGCTDRCKEVLAAVGLTSDLWHHRPGQLSGGQQQRVAIARALVNDPEIMLCDEPTGNLDTKTGTAIMQLLTRLCREQGKTIVMVTHDPRTAEYADRIIMIEDGRITEDA; this is translated from the coding sequence ATGGATACACAGCCGGTGATCGTCTTTACTGATGTCACCAAGATTTACCCCCTTGATGCAGGAGATGTGGTGGCCCTTGACCATCTCTCACTTGAAATTCAACGCGGGGAGTTTATTGCCATTATGGGCCCTTCAGGGTCAGGAAAATCAACCCTGCTCAATATGATCGGGTGTCTTGACATTCCAACGTCAGGTGACGTGATCATCGATGGAAAGAACATCCGGACCATGACCGATGACCAGCTGACGGAGCTTCGCCGTGATGTTCTGGGATTTATCTTCCAGCAGTTCAACCTGATTCTCCTCCTCAATGCACTTGAAAATGTCCAGTACCCGCTTATTCTCAAGACCGGAGAGACCGGATGCACAGACCGGTGTAAGGAAGTCCTGGCTGCTGTCGGTCTTACGTCTGATCTCTGGCACCACCGGCCCGGGCAACTCTCCGGCGGACAACAGCAGCGGGTAGCCATTGCACGTGCCCTTGTCAATGATCCGGAGATCATGCTCTGTGATGAGCCGACCGGGAATCTGGACACGAAGACGGGGACCGCGATTATGCAGCTTCTCACAAGACTCTGCAGAGAACAGGGAAAGACGATCGTCATGGTCACGCATGATCCCCGGACGGCAGAGTATGCAGACCGGATCATCATGATTGAAGACGGGAGGATTACGGAGGACGCATGA